A stretch of Methanococcus voltae DNA encodes these proteins:
- the comD gene encoding sulfopyruvate decarboxylase subunit alpha, translating into MNQTDKNNLKVSNAVFEAIKDSNIDFIVSVPCVNLKNLIIMIENEIETNLNQNNPKVDFEEQRNKLIHIPITREEEGIGICAGAHLSGRKTALLMQNSGLGNSINAIGSLLKVYKIPLVMIISHRGDLKEKIAAQIPMGQWTKKLLEVAEIPYYCPETPEEAEKVIKYATEMSETMKYPVAVLLDALYWEND; encoded by the coding sequence ATGAATCAAACTGATAAAAATAATTTAAAAGTAAGCAACGCAGTATTTGAAGCCATTAAAGACTCTAATATCGATTTTATAGTAAGCGTACCTTGTGTAAATTTGAAAAATTTAATCATAATGATTGAAAATGAAATCGAAACAAATTTGAATCAAAATAATCCAAAAGTTGATTTTGAAGAACAAAGAAATAAATTAATACATATCCCTATTACGAGAGAAGAGGAAGGTATTGGAATTTGTGCAGGGGCTCATTTATCCGGTCGTAAAACAGCTCTTTTAATGCAAAATTCTGGTTTGGGTAATTCTATAAATGCGATAGGTTCCCTTTTAAAAGTTTATAAAATACCTTTAGTAATGATAATTAGCCATAGGGGCGATTTAAAGGAAAAAATAGCTGCACAAATCCCTATGGGTCAGTGGACTAAAAAACTTTTAGAAGTTGCAGAAATACCTTATTATTGTCCAGAAACGCCCGAGGAAGCTGAAAAAGTAATAAAATATGCAACAGAAATGTCCGAAACGATGAAATATCCTGTAGCGGTACTTTTAGATGCTTTATATTGGGAAAATGATTAA
- a CDS encoding MJ0144 family RNA dihydrouridine synthase-like protein, producing the protein MANLKHYQKLKKLKNKIVLAPMAGITDAKFCKKFDNFGIICIGAYNLDNETLKASFEIENRGRKEFNIPLNKFSEYIKNETFEIKNSPYGKNSLISANIRFKDLDLKSNPYLLDNLKTIIENCDIIEFNCHCRQPEITNLGLGQELITKKGMKNLCNILKFIKDTNIIRNINITDSDNSIPVFIKIRANYISSEELIKNFEENSIMDYIDGIHIDCFNPGHNYADLDYLKDIRIAFPDIIIIGNNSVKSVEDAKKMLKYCDFVSVARCVLSNNIEWIKKIK; encoded by the coding sequence ATGGCAAATTTAAAACATTACCAAAAATTAAAAAAATTAAAAAATAAAATCGTTCTTGCACCTATGGCCGGAATAACCGATGCAAAATTTTGTAAAAAATTTGATAATTTTGGAATTATATGTATTGGTGCATACAACCTCGATAATGAAACATTAAAAGCAAGCTTTGAAATCGAAAATAGGGGTAGAAAAGAATTCAATATCCCCCTGAATAAATTTAGCGAATATATAAAAAATGAAACTTTTGAAATTAAAAATTCCCCATATGGTAAAAATTCTTTAATTTCTGCAAATATTAGATTTAAAGATTTAGATTTAAAAAGTAATCCATATTTATTAGATAATTTAAAAACCATTATTGAAAATTGCGATATAATTGAATTTAATTGCCATTGTAGACAGCCTGAAATTACTAATTTAGGACTTGGGCAAGAATTAATCACAAAAAAAGGAATGAAAAATTTATGTAATATTCTTAAATTTATCAAAGATACTAATATAATTAGAAATATAAATATAACAGATTCAGACAATTCAATCCCTGTTTTCATTAAGATAAGGGCAAATTATATTTCTTCGGAAGAATTAATTAAAAATTTTGAGGAAAATAGCATAATGGATTACATTGACGGTATACATATTGATTGTTTTAATCCAGGTCATAATTATGCAGATTTGGATTATTTGAAAGATATAAGAATTGCATTCCCCGATATTATAATTATAGGTAATAATTCAGTTAAATCCGTTGAAGATGCAAAAAAAATGTTAAAATATTGTGATTTTGTATCTGTTGCGAGATGTGTATTATCCAATAATATAGAATGGATTAAAAAAATAAAATAA